The following nucleotide sequence is from Osmia lignaria lignaria isolate PbOS001 chromosome 16, iyOsmLign1, whole genome shotgun sequence.
TGATTCTTTTTTCCTATTCCAAAATTACGAAGGTGTAAAAATGTTTTAAcacatttgttttataattttcttcgcCAGTGTACTCAGACATTATACAACACGTTGCGGAGAACCGGTCAAATCGATTTATTTCTGGTTTTACACTCGATTAACATTAACATCGTACCGCTGAGCCGCTGTTTTTCCATGAATCCTAGCCAAGAGAAACGCAGAGTAAGAAACCTTTACCGTAAATGGAAACATTTTCTCATTATCCATCGACTTTCTGACTCGAATCACTCATGGAACACGGTATAAGGATACATATTTTAACGGTGACCTATAGAAACGACTACTGCTTCTGGTTTTATAGAGTACCTATGAATCGCTAGGAATCGTTGACCTATCATAGATCGATTTCTAATATAAGCAAGGAAATGAATTTTCTCGAGATGACTGTGTCAGAAACACGGCTCCCGatggaattaatttaaaattgaattagaagtaaattagaaaaaattgcaTTTGAAATCATTTCTAATTTTCTCAAGAAACCGAAGAATTATAGAAAAGCttagttaacacgttgaacgctatgggggtcaccggtgaccgacattgcaaattacacatgcctaaattaaaagaacattattttaagtaaaatagtaaatagagggcttaaaatttgaaaattaagtatttctattcttaataattagagctgcaatacatattataataaatgatcattttcacagtggcgttcaacgtgttaatgaatTACTGATAAAATTTCTTCTGAAAAAGTACCATACGAATGCGACTCGTTATCGAGCAGCGAATCTATTAATAGGAAAAAAGAATAACAGAATAAACATATGGAGTTCAGTGTACCGATCAAGGTATTCCACAATCGTCTCACAATCGTGTGAAAATATGATGGACGTACACGCATATGTAACACGTTGCGTCTACCGTTACATCATTCGCGGTATGTGTTCTCAACAGCATGCAGTGCTACCAACCGTGGAGCGAAGGTTACGAAGCTGTTAGCGTGACAATGACCTTTCCACGGCTTTCCACGTTCAATATTTACCGTTCACATATGTTTACGTTTTCACGGAAGATTTGTAGGAACGACAAGGCAAACATTCACACGTAGATAACGCGTGTAAGATACAACATCGTGGAAAACATTGAAACAACAACTTCTAAATGATAACAGTACATCTAACCCGTtcgatcattaattaaaaacatttataCGCATAAATTGTGATAAGAGAATTAAATAGatgttcttatttttatttataaatactgATACCACTTGGGTATAATTTAACTGGGGGGTGATCCGCTTATGCAATTAAATTGCAAATGTGACCGCTGTGTTATTTCAGCGGAGCGAATTAATCTTTGTAATTACGATATcgctgtacatatgtataacttaaaaaataatcaatctGAAAACATTTCTCTAATTAAACAGggatataaatatttcttggaaatgaaaaatatctctATCGAGATAGTAAATCAGTGTTTTGTGGGTAAGAGAAATGTTCTCgaagtaagaaaaataatagaaataaataattgatacGTAAAGTACGTATCAATGGTATTCTCGTACCTTCGAAACCCTCGCCGGATACATTCGGTTAATATAACGTTAACGGAATATGCCCAGGGAACGATTTCAGCACGAAAACGTCGCTCCAAAGAAAGGAATTGATGAGTATCATAGAAACCGTCGGTCGAAGACTCCTAAGTCCAAGAACGCGTAGGAGCAACAGTGCTGCTATTATCTTTGCCCTCGGTGTTTCTCCCAATAATCTCATGGGTCACGGGTATTGAAACGGAACTGCCCTTCGTGATAATCGTAGACGGTGAGCATCGCGACAACGCCTCGTCTCGCGTTGATAACGCGATGGAAATTATCGACCCCGGTTCACCGACGGGGGTTTGTTTTGAACGTGCATCCTCGCGCACAGCCGTCGCCAATAACGACGATAGAACGAAACGGGCTGGCTGGCAGGCCTTCTGCTGCTCCACGACGGTGGCGACGGCGTCGTCAACGACACCGAATCGTataatacaaaccggagcacacGTACGAGATAACAGGTTGCTGCCGAAACACGAGACACGTATCAGGCTAACGTGCGTTTCGCATTATAACACGACACGATCACGACACGAGACAATCTCCTTCGAGAGCGCGCGCATCGCCCATTGTTTCGACGCGGCGGTGGCGGTGATATGGGTAAAAGCGACCGGATAAATGGCGACTTTCCCCCCTCCGCTGCTCGCGACCGCCTCACGAGTTGTAAATCTCACGCGACACGCCGAAACGCACGCGTTCACTGTCTACTTGTATCACGAATCGttcgtctgataaaaaaaatatcatccgaCAAACACCGAACGACAACCTTATCCGGGAGAAAATTTACATCGACCGTACGAAATGTATAAAAGTACTCACCCTGTGACCGGATTCCTCGAGTCGCTGCCTCTTGGAGTGTGGTCCGTCTCCGTTGAATGCCATCCTGGGCCTCGGCACCGGGCAATTACTTTTCAAGCAGAAGACACTCGGTGCAACAACGACACGTCCGTGTGTATACCGCGCGGCTCTCTACCGTGTCGACGATCTCGTGCGCGGACGGGGGAGGGGGGAGGAAGGAGAAAATAATCGGTAGGACACGACGCGAACGCGACGAGAACAGACAAACGCGCGAGAGCGGCTTAAGGGAAACTGGATCTCGACGTTGCTGGAGAGGAACGTCTCTGCCCCAAACGAACTAGCCGGCTACTGCAGCGCTATCTACCGACGCTGTTCTTCAAGTAGAAACTGATCCTTAAGGCGGAACTGCGCGCATGCGCGTCAGCGCTGTGACGTATACTCGTATTGGCCGACGCGTTGCTCGTCTAACGCGagtattttcttaaataacGCGTCGAATTAAACGGTGCGAGACGCGTTCAAATATATCACTGCCGTGTTTGAAAGTGCAAAGACAATTAAGGTAGATTGTTCGAATCAACGACTGTAATTAAACGGTATTGTCCAATCAAGGAGGCACATTGTAATCTGGAGAGATTTTGATTCATGGACGCGGGAAGTCCAACTGCGAGGATACATTGTACAGAGTTCAAGAGTGAAGATTAAGGTAAGTGGGATTATTTATCGATAAGTGATCGAGGAACAATAAACCGCTCGGTTATTTTTTCCTTGACATTAACACTAAATTTCGTGGTGACAGCCGGCTGTCGAACACTGGTTTTAGTGTTGGCGTCAAACTTTTCTCGGATAAGAATAAAAATCTGTCGTACAATACAATGGTTTCGACCAATGGCGCCAACATTATTCTAAGCGATCCAAATATTATAACTTGTTGCCACTGATTCAGATAGCCATTGATTTCTGCATTATTTATGTCAGAATCTTGTATCTGTAAATTATTGTCAAAATGTGCTGTTGCTGCAGTACAATATCTAGAATaaataggaaaatatttttacagttattgtcattaaatatttatatctcAATTATGAAGTATCGACTACTTAACTGTTTAAATGACATCCCTTTTGTTACTTTAACATTTCTCAATTGACTATGCCttaatttttcacatttttttattaaaatagtctCTAAAGCTGCTCTATAAGTATGCACCTGAAACAAGTTATTTGTTCGGTCATGTACATTCAAATacacatatattattattgcaCTCAACTATTAAATCTTCATAGCATCCAGTCTTTAATTTGTcacaatatttttcaatagcATGGCATGCTACTTCTAATGATGTATAAGTTAGCAAATGATTTTTACGCAACATCAGGTACTTGCTAAGTGGATACCCCTTTAATCCACTTATTTCTGAACTAAAAATAAGTCATGTTACACGATCTAGAAAACTAACAGggataaattttatgaaaaatatacaaACTGTATTGTTAATTTCATGTAACAACATCCtacaatacaaataaattttgctTCGTCTGTGGATGAGTAAAGTTTTAACAATATTGGAGCTAAATCTCCACAAGGATGAAGTCCTACAAGACCAAATTTAATTTCTGCttcgtttaaaatgaatttattttgaaataattcttgTAATTGACTAACTAATTTTGATTCAACTAAATTTGCTGGTTCCAACTTTGCTATAAATTGCTGTGGACATTTTTCACTAAAATTAGGTAAATGCTTTCTTATAGACACCAGTAATTCTTCATCCCATTTCCTGTAACAAATATAAATCTTCAAGATTAACAGTACATTTCATGCGTCATTAGAACTTTACCTAGCTTGTTGCAACAATATACAATCTTGTTCAATACAAGTAACATATAACCCATATCGAAAAGCTAAGATACGAGCCAAATGACCCATTCCAGCTCCAATATCAACGATACATTTACAATTAGCTTCATAGGCACAATCTGCACACacctaaaatatttataatacataagaataataaatatgtaCTGAACTAGAAATTAGTACAATTACTTCAGCTATCTCTTGTATCTCatatctctttttcttttttatgtgTTTTGAGAACAAGTTTCTAAATTTATGATCCTGGGAATGTAACTCCTCAAATGCTTCATTCTTATCCTTtctaaatgtttcattattgttattattatttggtATATTGGGTTCACAAGATATAATACTTTCTGGGTCCTCATGGTTTCTGTTCACCTGTAGAATATTAGTCACTTGACGAAGTGCAAGTAATGACAAAGGCCACACTCGTTTGCTGTAACATAATTGAACAAATATTGTACACCAAAGTGCAAACCATAAGTTCAAACTTTAGTATCTATACCCACCACAAGATGTCTCCTGCCAGCCATTTACCAAACTCTTGAGGAGGTGTATCTTGCAAAGTAAACCTCCAACTTCCTGGCAATTTCTCCCATAAGTTTTCTTGAAAAAAGTCCTGTAAAACAAATATAAAACCTGTACAATCGCTGGAAGTCACTATTCGTGAGAAATAACAAAGGACCCAAGCTATGGTGATCAGAGTTCATGCATCAGTAGGTGTAGGGTAAAAATCCGACCAAAATATGTCTGATACAAAATATGTTTTCGAGATCTGATTTCTGTAGTACGTACCACGATGTAAGAGTTCAATAGCCAACCGTGTACGTCTAAAACGGAAAATATTTGGTCGATCGTGACACGAATTTTTATACAGACTCTACATGTGCACCAAATGTCGCTAGCTGCGGCCATGGTTGCTGTAAAATGGCCGCGAGAATTCGATTGAATCAGTCCACGTGCTTTTAATTACATATCAAAGTTATATACTTTTAGGTAGACACCTTACacgaaagatattaaaaatgaaaaatatctagctataaatatttcatcttcAGTCACCAATTTTTCTTAGATACTTAGATAGAAATTAGAACTTAAGAACCACACGAGTTAGAACTTAAAAAGCATCATCATCGTCCGGTTTTTTAATTACGATACATTTTAACGTTTGAAAATCTACTCTCTGTGATAGAAATAGAAAGTGCAGCGGGCATTACGTCGGATAAGGATACTTTTTGTTTAACGCCTGGTAtactatttaattatataagatCGTTATAAGCATATGCATAGAGGCGAATGATACTGTAAGTATAATGCAGTTTTCCGTAAGGAAAGTGACCACTCAGAACAAAATGCTAACCTGCCGGACGACAAAAACTAAACTACCTAATCGATTCGAACTTTTCATATTGTAAAGGTTTGCGTGTACCGTTCGAGGAAGCTAAGGAAAGTGATCGTTCAATAATCTATTTTCCCACGTAACAGATGAAAATTCAATGGGATCTTAATCAAGGTCTTATGGAATTATGATCATCTTCCAATGGTTTCGACACAGAATACAGAGGAAATTGGGATTGTTTGTTTtgctttatttattaattagaagATCCCTGAGTATTCTCGCTGTGTCCCACTTTACGCCACTTTCACTCTTCAGCAGTTACGTTATTGCTCATGAGCGCACCGCTCTTCGAGGACTATGTACCTACAATGAACGTATACGAGCGAAAAAGGAGAATCGTATCATCTGCCACTCTATATCTCGGACTTTCATGAGAACATGACGGCTGAGATTCCTGCAATAACGTTTCACAAGGCTGCTGTTGCAATTATTTCCAAAGCCTGTAATAACCTGTCTTATTTATCCATCCACAGTCATTTTTAAAACACACGTCGTCTTTGAACTGATTACAGTTCGTCAAGTTTATTAAGTGAATCTTGATATCATTTCACTGTCCTCGGGACTGAAAAGTCATGAAATTCCCGCTCGTTTTATTCATTCAATTCACTCGCATCTTTTAACGAAGATGACTGAAACTAATTGACCAGTCGATTCTTTGTTCATCCTGTTCGAATCTCTCGATGGTTACTTGGACCTCTTACGCCAACGTAAGTGAAAGTTTCCAAGTAGGACGAGCGAGACGTCGAATCTCGACTCCACTTGGATATTTGTTAAATGCTCATCTCTGTTGGTCACTATGGACCACTGTTCGTCCATCGAAATTGCTAAATGTCAATGCGCGGTTTCAAAATCGATCGGCGAACTTTCAAGAGCGAAGTGAAAACGACTTCTGAAGTTGAAAAGTGAATCCGAGGGGGATCACTGGGAATCACTTAGAACCGACTTGTCTCCGATCCGCGATAGATCAATGTAGAATACATGTTACGCAAGTATGAGAACTTTGCATCATCCGAACTTTTGCAACGAAGGGTTTTACCAGGTCATCCTCGCTAAACTGGTAGTCTAGGCTTCCTTTCACAGTAGCTGTAGCGTCGAaacctctccaacatggagaagtcccgtatttcagattatgataaggagtgaggtaggttcataaataaatttaataataattgagccaaaaacgtttgattttattggctctcaaaaaacgaaggggaaaagccatacggcataaaaacccctgattcttaaaatatattaagagaAAAAGCGAATCGAAGCAAGGTGCGAGCGATCGCACGTAACGTTATCTTATATcgtatttaaattagaataatcaCATATGAAGCGTGTCTTTATACTGTGTAATGAGGGTGGTTATGTGTAATAACCAACCCTATCGTGTCGTTTTGTATTGAACAATAGTATCGAATCAGAGTGATTACAGGAAGTAACCACTCTAccgggtcgtcgtcacgaccacggatgtcttgtatgtaattgtaatatgcgtattcagggtggttacgtgatgtaaccaaccctacgggtcgtcggtgtgactgcaatagtcacatccgaacgacatccgagtaaccagggtggttacgtgatgtaaccaaccctacgggtcgtcggtgtgactgcaatagtcacatccgaacgacatccgattAATCGAAAGAGATTCGGCTCTTGCACTCGCGAACTAACCATATTACGATCGCGACCCGAACTCCCGAAATCTTCAAGCCGACTGACTAAAAAAACAAGCAAGAATACCCGGAAATTGCCTGAAAATTCTAGCATAAGAGGGGTGGCATTTGAAaatgtcctttctttctttcttccgatCGATGACGCACGAGGGGCAACGAAACCGTTAGGTCGTTTATTACTTGCACATGGGTCCGAACCGAGCGAAAACCGATAGACAAAGGCCCTGCCTTGA
It contains:
- the LOC117600847 gene encoding methyltransferase-like protein 25B, with amino-acid sequence MAAASDIWCTCRVCIKIRVTIDQIFSVLDVHGWLLNSYIVDFFQENLWEKLPGSWRFTLQDTPPQEFGKWLAGDILCKRVWPLSLLALRQVTNILQVNRNHEDPESIISCEPNIPNNNNNNETFRKDKNEAFEELHSQDHKFRNLFSKHIKKKKRYEIQEIAEVCADCAYEANCKCIVDIGAGMGHLARILAFRYGLYVTCIEQDCILLQQARKWDEELLVSIRKHLPNFSEKCPQQFIAKLEPANLVESKLVSQLQELFQNKFILNEAEIKFGLVGLHPCGDLAPILLKLYSSTDEAKFICIVGCCYMKLTIHSEISGLKGYPLSKYLMLRKNHLLTYTSLEVACHAIEKYCDKLKTGCYEDLIVHTYRAALETILIKKCEKLRHSQLRNVKVTKGMSFKQYCTAATAHFDNNLQIQDSDINNAEINGYLNQWQQVIIFGSLRIMLAPLVETIVLYDRFLFLSEKSLTPTLKPVFDSRLSPRNLVLMSRKK